Proteins encoded within one genomic window of Setaria italica strain Yugu1 chromosome IV, Setaria_italica_v2.0, whole genome shotgun sequence:
- the LOC101772151 gene encoding benzyl alcohol O-benzoyltransferase — MASLLPAFTVRRGEPVLVSPAEPTPRETKPLSDIDDGEGMRFYSSGIHLYRANPAKAGQDPARVIRDALARALVPYYPLAGRLREEGGRKLVVDCAAQGVMFAEADADLTADDFGDVQSPPFPCFERFILESTSIAGVEPVVDRPLLYIQVTRLRCGGFIFGQRFCHCVVDAPGGMQFEKAVCELACGAAAPSVAPAWGRELFMARRPPRPSYPHLEYREPAGGPDRMLSTPPADMARVPFFFGTREIAGLRQRAPPGMRCSRFELVAACIWRSRAAALGYAPGDEVRLSFIVNARGRPEIPLPEGFYGNAFAYSVAATTAGELCGKDLGYALELVKKAKSAVTYDYLLSVADLMVLEGRPLFALSRTYIVSDVSHAGFKSVDFGWGEAVYGGPAKGGEGPLPGVTNYFSRAKNGKGEEGTVVPICLPKDAMEKFQLEVEGLTAEL, encoded by the coding sequence ATGGCGTCGTTGCTTCCGGCGTTCACGGTGCGGCGCGGGGAGCCGGTGCTGGTGTCGCCGGCGGAGCCGACGCCGCGGGAGACGAAGCCGCTGTCGGACATCGACGACGGGGAGGGCATGCGGTTCTACAGCTCGGGCATCCACCTGTACCGCGCTAACCCAGCCAAGGCCGGGCAGGACCCGGCGCGGGTCATCCGGGACGCGCTGGCCAGGGCGCTCGTCCCCTACTACCCGCTCGCGGGGCGGCTCcgcgaggagggagggaggaagctCGTGGTCGACTGCGCCGCGCAGGGCGTCATGTTCGCGGAGGCCGACGCCGACCTCACCGCCGACGACTTCGGGGACGTGCAGAGCCCGCCGTTCCCGTGCTTCGAGCGCTTCATCCTCGAGAGCACCAGCATCGCCGGCGTCGAGCCCGTCGTCGACCGGCCCCTGCTCTACATCCAGGTGACGCGGCTCAGGTGCGGCGGCTTCATCTTCGGGCAGCGGTTCTGCCACTGCGTCGTGGACGCGCCGGGCGGGATGCAGTTCGAGAAGGCCGTCTGCGAGCTCGCgtgcggcgccgcggcgccgtcggTCGCGCCGGCGTGGGGCAGGGAGTTGTTCATGGCGCGGCGGCCCCCGCGGCCGTCGTACCCGCACCTCGAGTACCGGGAGCCGGCGGGCGGGCCGGACAGGATGCTGTCGACGCCCCCCGCCGACATGGCGCGCGTCCCCTTCTTCTTCGGGACGCGGGAGATCGCGGGGCTGCGCCAGCGCGCGCCGCCGGGCATGCGGTGCTCCCGGTTCGAGCTCGTCGCGGCCTGCATCTGGCGcagccgcgcggcggcgctcgggtaCGCGCCCGGCGACGAGGTGCGGCTGTCCTTCATCGTGAACGCGCGCGGCCGCCCCGAGATCCCGCTCCCCGAGGGCTTCTACGGGAACGCGTTCGCCTACTCCGTGGCGGCGACCACCGCCGGGGAGCTCTGCGGGAAGGACCTCGGGTACGCGCTGGAGCTGGTGAAGAAGGCCAAGTCGGCGGTGACGTACGACTACCTGCTGTCGGTGGCGGACCTGATGGTGCTCGAGGGGCGGCCGCTGTTCGCGCTGTCGAGGACGTACATCGTGTCGGACGTGAGCCACGCCGGGTTCAAGAGCGTCGACTTCGGATGGGGGGAGGCCGTCTACGGCGGGCCGGCCAAGGGAGGCGAAGGGCCGCTCCCCGGCGTCACCAACTACTTCTCGCGGGCCAAGAACGGAAAGGGGGAGGAGGGCACCGTGGTGCCCATCTGCCTGCCCAAGGACGCCATGGAGAAGTTCCAGCTCGAGGTCGAAGGACTCACCGCCGAGCTCTAG
- the LOC101772549 gene encoding pentatricopeptide repeat-containing protein At5g42310, mitochondrial, whose translation MDAHCLVRRHLPPPFQLPPFSHTTPGYRRRVASAVACCCSAAAWDRHQHQERPWESYDRDIQSHAGSDLPLSLGLLADMEAAGARPSAAAYARLIRALARAGRTLEAEALLLEMRRLGPRPGAAHYNALLEGLLARAHLRLADRLLLQMADDGVARNRRTYVLLLDAYARAGRLEDSWWVLGEMRRRGIRLDTAGYSMLVRLYRDNGMWKKAIDLVMEMQEVGVELDVKIYNSLIDTFGKYGQLADARRVFDKMRAEGIKPDISTWNALIRWHCRVGNMKRALRFLTAMQEEGRYPDPKIFVMIIGRLGEQGKWGEIKKLFDGMKNRGFKESGAVYAVLVDIYGQYGYFRDARECIAALKAENTQLSARIFCVLANAYAQQGLCEQTVNVLQLMEEEGFEPNLVMLNLLINAFGTAGRHLEALAVFQHIKDSGMSPDVVTYTTLMKTFMRAKKFEKVSEVYKDMERDGCTPDRKAREMLHDASVILEQRGCIY comes from the exons ATGGACGCCCACTGCCTCGTCCGCCGCCATCTGCCACCGCCTTTCCAGCTCCCGCCCTTCTCGCATACAACTCCCGGgtaccgccgccgcgtcgccagCGCggtggcctgctgctgctccgccgccgcgtgggACCGGCACCAGCACCAGGAGCGGCCGTGGGAGTCCTACGACCGCGACATCCAGTCCCACGCCGGCTCCGACCTTCCCCTCTCCCTCGGGCTCCTCGCCGACATGGAGGCGGCCGGGGCGCGCCCGAGCGCGGCGGCGTACGCGCGCCTCATCCGCGCGCTGGCCCGCGCGGGGCGCACGCTCGAGGCCGAGGCGCTCCTGCTCGAGATGCGCCGCCTCGGCCCGCGCCCGGGCGCCGCGCACTACAACGCGCTCCTCGAGGGGCTGCTCGCCAGGGcgcacctccgcctcgccgaccgcctcctcctccagatGGCCGACGACGGCGTCGCGCGGAACCGGCGCACCTACGTGCTCCTGCTGGACGCGTACGCGCGCGCGGGCCGGCTCGAGGACTCGTGGTGGGTTCTGGGCGAGATGAGGCGCCGGGGGATACGGCTCGACACCGCCGGCTACAGCATGCTGGTGCGGCTTTACCGGGACAATGGCATGTGGAAGAAGGCCATCGACCTCGTTATGGAGATGCAGGAGGTCGGGGTGGAGCTCGATGTTAAGATTTACAATAGTTTAATCGATACTTTCGGCAAGTATGGGCAGTTGGCGGACGCACGCAGGGTGTTCGACAAAATGCGTGCAGAAGGGATCAAACCGGACATTTCAACTTGGAATGCTCTGATTCGATGGCATTGTCGGGTTGGGAACATGAAACGTGCTCTGCGATTCTTGACCGCAATGCAGGAGGAAGGGAGGTACCCGGACCCGAAGATTTTTGTTATGATCATTGGCCGGTTGGGGGAACAGGGGAagtggggtgagatcaagaagCTCTTTGACGGCATGAAGAATCGAGGTTTCAAGGAGAGTGGCGCAGTGTATGCTGTATTGGTTGACATTTATGGGCAGTACGGCTATTTCCGTGATGCGCGTGAGTGTATAGCTGCTCTGAAAGCTGAAAATACGCAGCTTTCGGCTCGCATCTTTTGTGTCCTCGCCAATGCTTATGCTCAACAG GGGTTGTGTGAACAAACTGTAAATGTACTTCAGTTAATGGAGGAAGAAGGATTTGAGCCAAACCTTGTTATGCTGAATTTGTTAATCAACGCTTTTGGCACTGCTGGAAGGCATTTAGAGGCACTGGCTGTATTCCAGCATATCAAGGATAGT GGTATGAGCCCAGATGTTGTGACATACACTACACTTATGAAAACATTCATGAGAGCAAAGAAATTTGAAAAG GTATCTGAAGTATACAAGGACATGGAACGTGATGGATGCACTCCAGACAGAAAAGCCCGGGAAATGTTACATGATGCCTCTGTTATATTGGAACAAAGAGGAT GTATCTATTGA
- the LOC101773516 gene encoding uncharacterized protein LOC101773516: MAYSGGGKMSAVDAILAEAADLIALEQIAKLNTAHVADDSALPSSLESRFRKLKSLPAAPSAAAPVRTLGRSVTAPHPTLPDPPRPRPPHEQPAAPAPAAQDERPPGDAAAAEAAEKKGDSSPPLPQQQARPSATVPAAHGDDDDEDLERLFGSGRRGRPTLRERNRGRDDGGGGSPSPPPPRQACCFGFSPRKPLQRTPTKGKKVHGSGDGDVLGVDAGEWGDENRRMVTELKEQQRKLKKALEEQVKVSRETAKMASWVKQASARMTHTAAIDDLLSDCEDDEELK; the protein is encoded by the coding sequence atgGCCTACTCGGGCGGCGGCAAGATGTCGGCCGTGGACGCCATcctcgcggaggcggcggacctGATCGCGCTCGAGCAGATCGCCAAGCTAAACACCGCTCACGTCGCCGACGACTCCGCCCTCCCCTCCAGCCTCGAGTCCCGCTTCCGCAAGCTCAagtccctccccgccgccccctccgctgCCGCACCCGTCAGGACCCTCGGCCGCAGCGTCACCGCGCCGCACCCCACCCTGCCCGACCCGCCGCGACCGCGCCCTCCACATGAGCAGCCGGCTgcgccggccccggcggccCAAGACGAGCGTCCACCGggagacgcggcggcggcggaggcggccgagaAGAAGGGCGACTCCTCGCCGCCACtgccgcagcagcaggcgcgTCCATCGGCCACCGTCCCCGCGGctcacggcgacgacgacgacgaggacctgGAGAGGCTGTTCGGGTCAggacggcggggccggccgaCGCTGCGGGAGCGGAACAGggggcgggacgacggcggcggcggttctccctcgccaccgccgccgcgccaggcGTGCTGCTTCGGGTTCTCCCCCAGGAAGCCCCTGCAGAGGACGCCGACAAAGGGCAAGAAGGTCCACGGATCAGGAGACGGCGACGTCCTcggcgtcgacgccggcgaGTGGGGCGACGAGAACAGGAGGATGGTCACCGAGCTCAAGGAGCAGCAGCGCAAGCTCAAGAAGGCGCTCGAGGAGCAGGTGAAGGTCAGCAGGGAGACCGCCAAGATGGCCAGCTGGGTCAAGCAGGCGTCCGCGCGCATGACGCATACAGCGGCCATTGACGACCTGCTCAGTGACTGCGAGGACGATGAGGAGCTCAAGTGA
- the LOC101773930 gene encoding WAS/WASL-interacting protein family member 1 has protein sequence MDAGGGVQAQGVNPDCPNAANPFHRCAEYCPVPAPRAAPKPSPPRPRPAQNGTRNGDGGKRVVPAAAADGSEEERAVNPDCPNASNRFHTCAEYCPVPPPRAAAKSPPPPGPRHAVHNGTAHRDEEECEITAADDSDEAGKSVEESPEVGGARRSARPPAKDEETGGERQWQVVNPDCPNAVNPFHRCAEYCPVPPPRAAAKHPPPAQSHDGSTHSDPGGLHPRPRRRDKGGGSGGLPLYVFLREGSDGDGKKVDPRCPNAPNPFHVCTDHCLAKMAEAGRSSEGAKSPLSLFSRHSRRSSSSSEEGSVKSAGSRKVDPKCPNAGNPFHECGEHCGAKMQQVEQHKGTKMQSPRKKGGKDVTVIPNWKVDPRCPNASNPFHMCAQYCFDHLIETTQTSATKSDKKKGKAVSKEVEREINPDCANASNPYHKCGEHCKRKG, from the exons ATGGACGCCGGAGGAGGGGTGCAGGCGCAGGGGGTCAACCCGGACTGCCCCAACGCCGCCAACCCCTTCCACCGCTGCGCCGAGTACTGCCCCGTCCCGGCCCCGAGGGCCGCGCCCAAGCCGTCCCCGCCTCGTCCCCGGCCGGCGCAGAACGGGACCAGGAACGGGGACGGCGGGAAGCGGGTTgtccccgctgccgccgccgacggctcggaggaggagcgggcggtGAACCCGGACTGCCCCAACGCATCCAACCGCTTCCACACCTGCGCGGAGTACTGCCCCGTCCCGCCCCCACGAGCGGCGGCCaagtcgccaccgccaccggggCCGCGCCACGCGGTGCATAACGGGACCGCGCACCGCGACGAGGAGGAATGCGAGATTACGGCCGCCGATGATTCGGATGAGGCAGGCAAGAGCGTCGAAGAGTCTCCGGAGGTGGgcggggcgaggaggagcgcgcggccgccggcgaaggACGAGGAGACCGGAGGAGAGAGGCAGTGGCAGGTGGTCAACCCGGACTGCCCCAACGCCGTCAACCCGTTCCACCGCTGCGCCGAGTACTGCCCCGTCCCGCCCCCCAGAGccgcggcaaagcatccgccgcCGGCACAGAGTCATGACGGGAGCACGCACAGCGACCCTGGCGGGCTGCAccccaggccgcgccgccgcgacaagggcggcggctccggcggcctCCCCCTCTACGTCTTTC TGCGCGAAGGTTCTGATGGCGACGGCAAGAAGGTGGATCCCCGGTGCCCCAACGCGCCCAACCCATTCCACGTCTGTACCGACCATTGCCTCGCCAAGATGGCTGAGGCTGGCCGCTCGTCGGAGGGCGCCAAGTCGCCATTATCCCTCTTCTCTCGCCACTCCCGccgctcctcgtcgtcgtccgaaG AGGGTAGCGTGAAGTCGGCTGGAAGTAGGAAGGTGGATCCGAAGTGTCCCAATGCCGGCAATCCGTTCCATGAATGTGGTGAGCATTGTGGTGCCAAGATGCAGCAGGTGGAGCAGCACAAGGGGACCAAAATGCAGTCCCCGCGAAAGAAAG GGGGAAAGGATGTTACCGTGATTCCAAATTGGAAGGTTGATCCGAGGTGCCCTAATGCGTCCAATCCATTCCATATGTGTGCCCAGTATTGCTTTGATCATTTGATTGAAACAACGCAGACAAGTGCAACCAAGTCAG ACAAGAAAAAAGGCAAGGCTGTTTCTAAAGAAGTAGAAAGAGAAATTAATCCTGATTGTGCCAACGCATCCAACCCCTACCACAAGTGTGGTGAACACTGTAAGAGAAAAGGGTGA
- the LOC101774327 gene encoding pre-mRNA-splicing factor syf2 produces MGKEDAVAGPAAEGKSRPECINSSNPYHECSDYCLRKIAEARQRLDDELPDSWKRPPEQRTVHPNCINASNPYHDCSEYCFKRIADAESGLERGEPQPPSIGAGTSDAADQQPDDNDAEKEEDAGADDGYPQMTEKQKKLFELRLKMNEARKANQQAMVAEKKRMEPRGESRGVSKQKWLEDRKKKIGKLLDSNGLDMSKAYMLDTQETAEGKYKKWEKEPAPYGWDVFNQKTLYDAYKKRTKNIEVDMDAYNKAKEADPEFYRDASSLQYGKVSKVPDENIDKMVKELKEREEKRKSFSRRRKFNEDKDIDSINDRNEHFNKKIERAFGKYTLEIKNNLERGTALPD; encoded by the exons ATGGGGAAGGAGGACGccgtggcggggccggcggcggaggggaagtCGCGGCCGGAGTGCATCAACTCCTCCAACCCCTACCACGAGTGCTCCGACTACTGCCTCCGCAAGATCGCCGAGGCCAGGCAGCGCCTCGACGACGAGCTGCCCGACTCGTGGAAGCGCCCGCCGGAGCAGCGCACCGTCCACCCCAACTGCATCAACGCATCCAACCCGTACCACGACTGCTCCGAGTACTGCTTCAAGCGCATCGCCGATGCCGAATCAG GGTTGGAGCGTGGGGAGCCACAACCGCCTTCTATTGGTGCTGGCACATCTGACGCCGCAGATCAGCAACCTGATGATAATGATGCTGAGAAGGAGGAGGACGCTGGTGCTGACGATGGTTACCCGCAGATGACTGAAAAGCAGAAGAAGCTCTTCGAGCTGCGCCTTAAAATG AACGAAGCAAGGAAGGCGAACCAGCAGGCGATGGTTGCtgagaagaagaggatggaGCCTCGTGGTGAGAGTAGAGGTGTTTCTAAGCAGAAGTGGCTAGAGGACAGAAAGAAGAAGATCGGAAAGTTGCTCGACTCGAATGGCCTTGATATGTCAAAGGCTTACATGCTTGATACACAGGAGACAGCGGAAGGGAAATACAAGAAATGGGAAAAGGAACCTGCACCTTATGGATGGGATG TTTTCAATCAAAAGACCTTGTATGATGCATACAAGAAGAGGACCAAGAACATAGAGGTTGACATGGATGCTTACAATAAAGCTAAGGAAGCTGATCCTGAATTCTACCGTGATGCCTCGAGTCTCCAGTATGGGAAG GTCTCAAAGGTCCCAGATGAAAACATCGACAAAATGGTCAAGGAGCTCAAGGAGCGTGAAGAGAAGCGGAAATCATTCAGCAGGAGGCGCAAGTTCAACGAAGACAAGGACATCGACTCGATCAACGACCGGAACGAGCACTTCAACAAGAAGATCGAGCGGGCCTTTGGCAAGTACACGCTTGAGATCAAGAACAACCTGGAAAGAGGGACTGCCTTGCCGGATTAA